From the genome of bacterium (Candidatus Blackallbacteria) CG13_big_fil_rev_8_21_14_2_50_49_14, one region includes:
- a CDS encoding 3-phosphoserine/phosphohydroxythreonine transaminase — translation MLNFSAGPAVLPEPVLEQIQAEALSLPGIGMSVLEISHRSAPFEAILEQTLSDLKTLLQVPDGYRLIFLQGGASLQFSMIPLNFLLPGARAGYIDSGSWARKAMGEARREGEVITLWSGKAGGYRRMPRQEELETPSDLAYLHLTSNETIEGIELFEDFNTAETPLICDASSDILSRPIDVSRYAMIYAGAQKNMGPAGVTFALMREDLLARSRRGLHTMLDYSTYVENNSLYNTPPVFAIYVVGLVARWLLAQGGLEAVSELNQKKASFIYKAIDSSEGFYRGHAEESSRSRMNITFRLPSEELETAFVNQAAALGMDGLKGHRSVGGIRASVYNAFPLSGAETLSAFMREFARKQG, via the coding sequence ATTTTAAATTTTTCGGCAGGACCTGCCGTTTTACCTGAACCCGTACTGGAGCAAATCCAAGCAGAAGCCCTGTCTTTACCCGGCATCGGCATGTCTGTTCTGGAAATTAGCCACCGCTCAGCTCCTTTTGAAGCCATTCTCGAACAAACCCTCAGCGATTTGAAAACCCTCTTACAAGTGCCCGATGGCTACCGCCTGATCTTTTTACAGGGGGGGGCCTCGCTTCAGTTTTCCATGATTCCGCTCAACTTTCTTTTGCCCGGTGCACGGGCAGGCTATATTGACAGTGGTTCCTGGGCCCGCAAAGCGATGGGAGAAGCCCGTCGCGAAGGCGAAGTGATTACCCTGTGGAGCGGCAAAGCAGGCGGCTACCGCCGCATGCCCCGTCAGGAAGAACTCGAAACCCCTTCTGATTTGGCCTATCTTCACCTCACCTCCAATGAAACCATCGAAGGCATCGAACTCTTTGAGGATTTTAATACCGCTGAAACGCCCTTGATTTGTGATGCGTCTTCAGATATTCTCAGCCGTCCGATCGATGTTTCTCGCTATGCCATGATCTATGCCGGGGCTCAAAAAAATATGGGCCCCGCCGGTGTTACCTTTGCCCTGATGCGCGAAGACCTGCTGGCCCGCAGCCGTCGGGGCCTGCATACCATGCTGGATTATTCAACCTATGTGGAAAACAATTCACTTTACAATACCCCCCCCGTTTTTGCGATTTATGTGGTGGGTCTGGTGGCCCGCTGGCTCTTGGCACAGGGAGGGCTGGAAGCCGTCTCAGAACTGAATCAGAAAAAAGCCAGCTTCATTTACAAAGCGATCGACAGCAGTGAAGGTTTTTATCGCGGCCATGCCGAAGAGAGCAGCCGTTCGCGTATGAATATTACCTTCCGGCTGCCCAGTGAAGAACTTGAAACCGCCTTTGTCAATCAGGCGGCAGCCCTGGGCATGGATGGCTTAAAAGGGCACCGTTCTGTGGGCGGAATTCGTGCCTCTGTTTACAATGCCTTTCCCCTTTCAGGCGCAGAGACCCTCAGCGCCTTTATGCGCGAATTTGCACGTAAGCAGGGTTAA
- the aroA gene encoding 3-phosphoshikimate 1-carboxyvinyltransferase, with translation MSIERVSALHHFDARLTVPGDKSISHRALIFGALSEGETRIEGLLNSADVTSTWQCLSQMGVQIQRQGTEVCVQGVGLAGLQAPSSPLDCGNSGTTLRLLMGMLAGQKFSSVLSGDASLSQRPMKRVAQPLSEMGAVIELRAQNYPPVKISPAQLQGIDYALPIASAQLKTSLLLAGLWAEGPVRLQGEIGSRDHTERLLPHFGVNLKTKEGTILLEPKQSLKAAHLRVPGDPSTAAFWLAAAAMIPGGRVEISGVSLNPTRLGFVQVLQRMGAVIAEEITAETPEPLGILRLQQVPLQATRVYAHEIPDLVDEVPLIAILATQAQGRTEVRGAGELRVKESDRLSALAQNLTAMGVKLELFEDGFAIEGPQALFGAKIDPHHDHRIAMAFAIAGLVAEGETEIQNPECVGISYPEFFDILRQLQEGEMKPCAF, from the coding sequence ATGAGCATTGAGCGCGTTTCAGCACTGCATCATTTTGATGCCCGACTGACCGTTCCGGGCGATAAATCGATATCCCACCGCGCTTTGATTTTTGGAGCCCTGTCTGAAGGCGAAACCCGGATTGAGGGCCTGCTCAACAGTGCAGACGTAACCTCAACCTGGCAATGCCTGAGCCAAATGGGCGTTCAGATTCAAAGACAGGGCACAGAAGTCTGTGTGCAGGGCGTGGGCCTTGCCGGGCTCCAAGCCCCGTCTTCGCCCTTGGATTGCGGCAATTCTGGCACCACCCTGCGACTGCTGATGGGCATGCTTGCAGGCCAGAAATTTTCCTCAGTATTGAGTGGCGATGCCTCTTTGTCGCAAAGACCCATGAAACGTGTGGCCCAACCGCTTTCAGAAATGGGAGCGGTGATTGAGCTGCGCGCTCAGAATTATCCCCCTGTCAAAATTTCACCGGCCCAATTGCAGGGCATTGACTACGCCCTGCCGATTGCCAGCGCCCAGTTAAAAACCTCACTCTTGCTGGCGGGTCTGTGGGCTGAAGGGCCCGTGCGCCTGCAGGGTGAAATTGGCAGCCGGGATCATACCGAACGCCTGCTCCCGCATTTTGGCGTCAATCTCAAAACCAAAGAGGGCACGATCCTGCTTGAGCCCAAACAGAGCCTCAAAGCGGCCCATCTACGCGTGCCGGGAGATCCTTCTACCGCCGCTTTTTGGCTGGCCGCTGCCGCCATGATACCTGGCGGCAGGGTTGAAATTTCAGGCGTATCCCTGAATCCCACCCGCTTGGGGTTTGTGCAGGTTTTGCAGCGAATGGGCGCGGTGATCGCTGAAGAAATCACAGCAGAAACGCCTGAACCGCTGGGCATCTTGCGCCTGCAACAGGTGCCCTTACAGGCCACACGGGTCTATGCCCATGAAATTCCAGATTTGGTAGATGAAGTGCCCCTGATTGCCATTTTAGCCACCCAGGCCCAGGGCCGAACAGAGGTGCGCGGTGCAGGTGAATTGCGTGTCAAAGAGTCAGACCGTTTGAGCGCCTTGGCTCAAAATTTAACCGCCATGGGCGTCAAGCTTGAACTCTTTGAAGACGGCTTTGCGATTGAGGGCCCCCAAGCCCTGTTTGGCGCAAAAATCGACCCCCACCACGATCACCGCATTGCCATGGCCTTTGCGATTGCCGGTCTGGTCGCTGAAGGGGAAACCGAAATTCAGAATCCAGAATGCGTCGGCATCTCTTACCCTGAATTTTTCGATATCTTGCGTCAACTTCAAGAAGGAGAAATGAAACCATGCGCTTTTTAA
- a CDS encoding chorismate synthase, producing MRFLTAGESHGPALMGILEGLPAGLEISPDYLQAHMKRRQQGYGRGRRQQIETDHVQIQSGVRHGKTLGSPIGLYLPNQDWRNWEDTMSVTPIEGPIKREVFVPRPGHADLVGGIKYDHPDLRNVLERASARETAMRVALGTLARRFLEALNIQIASRVVSIGSVQDSHPLDLAVSELNARVDASPVRCLGAEAEQAMIAEIDAAKAAGDTLGGVVEIYAEGLPIGLGSYSQWDRKLEAAIGAAFLSMNAFKGVELGLGFESARVPGSQAHDEILPGAQPRQVHYASNRGGGIVAGMSTGQPVIIRAAMKPIATLMQPLRSVHSETGEAMAAHIERSDTCAVPAAAVIGEALLALVLAEFVLEKFGGDSMAEIYPRIAFWREQHP from the coding sequence ATGCGCTTTTTAACAGCAGGAGAATCTCATGGGCCCGCTTTAATGGGCATTTTAGAGGGCCTGCCTGCAGGGCTTGAAATTTCACCCGACTATCTGCAGGCCCATATGAAGCGCAGACAGCAGGGTTATGGGCGTGGTCGGCGTCAGCAGATCGAAACCGATCATGTACAGATTCAATCAGGGGTTCGGCACGGCAAAACCCTCGGCAGCCCAATTGGGCTTTACCTTCCCAATCAAGACTGGCGCAACTGGGAAGACACCATGTCAGTCACGCCGATTGAAGGCCCGATTAAACGTGAGGTTTTTGTTCCCCGACCCGGCCATGCCGATTTGGTGGGCGGCATCAAATACGATCACCCGGATCTGCGCAATGTGCTTGAACGGGCCTCTGCACGCGAAACCGCCATGCGTGTCGCCTTGGGAACCCTGGCGCGCAGATTTTTAGAAGCCCTGAATATCCAGATTGCCAGTCGCGTGGTTTCAATTGGTTCAGTCCAGGATTCCCACCCCCTGGATCTGGCTGTGTCTGAACTGAATGCCCGTGTCGATGCCTCGCCTGTCCGTTGTCTGGGGGCTGAGGCAGAACAGGCCATGATCGCTGAAATTGATGCAGCAAAAGCAGCCGGAGATACCCTGGGTGGGGTCGTCGAAATCTATGCCGAGGGCTTGCCGATCGGCTTGGGTTCTTACAGCCAATGGGATCGCAAACTTGAAGCCGCGATTGGCGCAGCGTTCCTCAGCATGAATGCCTTTAAAGGGGTCGAATTGGGCTTGGGCTTTGAATCGGCACGGGTGCCCGGTTCTCAGGCCCACGATGAAATCCTGCCTGGCGCACAACCCCGCCAGGTCCACTATGCAAGCAACCGCGGGGGCGGAATCGTCGCCGGCATGAGTACAGGTCAACCCGTGATCATCCGGGCAGCGATGAAACCAATTGCCACCCTGATGCAACCCCTGCGATCGGTTCACAGCGAAACGGGCGAAGCCATGGCGGCGCATATTGAACGCTCTGATACCTGTGCGGTTCCGGCTGCTGCCGTAATTGGCGAAGCACTGCTGGCTCTGGTATTGGCTGAATTCGTGCTTGAAAAGTTTGGCGGAGATTCAATGGCCGAAATTTATCCCCGGATCGCCTTTTGGCGTGAACAGCACCCCTAG